A region from the Tigriopus californicus strain San Diego chromosome 9, Tcal_SD_v2.1, whole genome shotgun sequence genome encodes:
- the LOC131886156 gene encoding uncharacterized protein LOC131886156: MSKLCVLVLAVAMIANYSSALNCGDGKIRGVNLGGWLVLEPWITPTIFEEVNVELGGQVVDEYTYAQYVDPDFASDRLNRHWDEFYTRADLVKLVDAGISHLRIPVGYWLVDVSPDEFFPPPPATDDDGQRFYLKRLAGWCEELGLKILIDLHCGPGSQNGFDNSGQRGEINWFNPDDHSNIDRTLVILEKISVMMKSWIDDGTMSPDTLFGIAILNEPWGIWEELWLELRDHFHYNAYDVVRNVLGDGPKVVIQQAFRTPTDFHGYMAEGFENVMLDLHEYHAFGEYWNNLAEDNAGWSTNIDTSCGFKTVMTESTMDVVVGEWSLANQDCQKYLDGGYDTPYHPPNGSPDTCAYYIKDFSEYTDDHKGFLRNFMAAQMDSYEAGDGYFFWTAKSEDNCAPAWDFLFLLEQGIAPQNLCERPRICTN, translated from the exons ATGAGTAAACTTTGTGTTCTCGTCTTGGCAGTGGCCATGATTGCCAACTACTCGTCAGCTCTGAATTGTGGTGATGGAAAAATTCGAGGCGTCAATCTGGGCGGGTGGCTGGTTCTTGAACCATGGATCACACCTACCATTTTCGAGGAAGTCAACGTGGAGCTCGGTGGCCAGGTGGTGGATGAGTACACATACGCTCAATACGTGGATCCCGACTTTGCTTCAGATCGCCTCAATAG ACATTGGGACGAGTTCTATACCCGAGCTGACCTTGTGAAATTGGTTGATGCTGGGATTTCCCATTTGAGGATTCCAGTGGGTTATTGGTTGGTGGACGTGTCGCCCGATGAGTTCTTTCCTCCCCCACCTGCtactgatgatgatggccaaaG ATTTTATCTGAAGCGATTGGCGGGTTGGTGCGAAGAGCTGGGCCTGAAGATACTCATTGATCTGCATTGCGGGCCCGGTTCCCAAAACGGGTTCGATAACTCCGGTCAGCGAGGCGAGATTAATTGGTTCAATCCGGACGATCATAGCAACATTGACCGAACTTTGgtgattttggaaaaaatttCCGTCATGATGAAATCATGGATCGACGATGGAACCATGTCTCCGGACACTCTCTTCGGAATTGCCATCTTGAACGAGCCTTGGGGAATCTGGGAAGAGCTATGGCTTGAACTGCGAGATCATTTCCATTATAACGCCTATGATGTTGTCAGGAACGTGTTAGGTGATGGTCCCAAAGTGGTCATTCAACAAGCCTTCCGGACTCCGACCGATTTTCACGGTTATATGGCCgaaggatttgaaaatgtcatgtTGGACCTTCATGAATATCATGCCTTTGGCGAGTATTGGAACAATTTGGCCGAGGACAACGCAGGATGGAGCACTAACATTGACACGTCTTGTGGGTTTAAGA cTGTGATGACTGAATCAACCATGGATGTGGTTGTTGGAGAGTGGAGCTTGGCCAACCAAGATTGCCAGAAGTACTTGGACGGGGGTTATGACACTCCATACCACCCTCCCAATGGTTCTCCCGATACCTGTGCTTATTACATCAAGGATTTCTCCGAGTACACAGACGACCACAAGggatttttgaggaatttcaTGGCCGCTCAAATGGATTCCTACGAAGCTGGCGATGGCTACTTCTTTTGGACCGCCAAAAGTGAAGATAATTGTGCTCCGGCATGGGAtttcttgttccttttggAGCAAGGAATTGCTCCACAAAACCTGTGCGAGAGACCACGAATTTGTACCAATTAG